GCTGCGTCAGGTTGACGATAATCTCGACATCCTGCCCGCCAGCATGGAAGACTTTGAGCACGTCTTCATTGTCGCACATCAGATCGAGCAGCGGCTTGAGGTCGATCCCCGGCGCCATCGGATCAATTGCGGCAGCTTCTTCCGTATTGGCGATCTGCACCAGGCACAGTTCCGGCCAATAGGTGTTCTCGCGCATGAATTCGGTATCGACCGCCACAAATTCGGACTTGGCGAGGCGGGTGCAGAGGTCGGAGAGAGCCTCGGTCGTGGTAATCAGCGGATGGATTTTCATGTCATCTTTTCGCGGTTAGCGGGCGGAGTGCCGCCCTCGGGATTGATCCCAGTTTGCCCTGACGCCTTACCAAGCGTAGCTTGACAAAGTGCAAGGCTTGCCCTGTTAGCGCGCCGACGGCGGGCGAGCCCGCAAACACCGCGCGTGCGCGCCCTAGCGTCATAGCCGCGAACAGGACAAGAGTTTAGATGCACCCCTACCGCACGCACACTTGCGCACAGCTTTCTTCCGCCAATGTGGGCGAGACCGTCCGCCTGTCGGGCTGGGTTCACCGCAAGCGCGATTTCGGCGGCTTGCTGTTCGTCGATCTGCGCGATCACTATGGGATCACCCAGATTGTCGCCGATGCGGATTCGCCCGCGCTGGCTGTGCTGGACCGGCTGCGGGTGGAATCAGTCATCACCATCGAAGGCGAGGTCAAGGCGCGCTCTGCCGATACCGTGAACCCGCGCATTGCCACAGGCGAGGTGGAGGTGTTTGCGCGGGCCATTACCGTGCTCAGCACCGCTGAAGAGCTGCCGCTGCCGGTCGCCGACGAGCAGCCTTACCCCGAGGACGTACGCCTGAAGTACCGCTTCCTCGATCTGCGCCGCGAAACGCTGCACAAGAACATCATGACCCGCGTGGCGGTCATCGCCGATATGCGCGCACGGATGGGCGCAGTGGGCTTCAATGAATTCTCGACCCCGATCCTCACGGCGTCCTCGCCCGAAGGCGCGCGCGATTTCCTCGTGCCGAGCCGTATCCATGCGGGCAAGTTCTACGCGCTGCCGCAGGCGCCGCAGCAGTACAAGCAGCTGCTGATGGTCGCCGGTTTCGACCGCTATTTCCAGATCGCGCCCTGCTTCCGCGACGAAGATCCGCGCGCTGACCGTCTGCCGGGTGAGTTCTACCAGCTCGATCTCGAAATGAGCTTCGTCACCCAGGAAGAAATCTGGGAGACGATGGAGCCGGTCATCCAGGGCACCTTCGCCGCCTTTGCGGGTGACAAGGCCGTAACGCCGGCGGGCGAGTTCCCGCGCATTCCTTACGATGAGGCGATCCTCAAGTATGGCAGCGACAAGCCCGACCTGCGCAACCCGCTGATCATCAGCGATGTCTCGGCGCACTTCACGCAAAGCGGTTTCGGCCTTTTCGAGAAAATCGTCGGCGGCGGCGGTGTGGTGCGCGTGATCCCCGCGCCTGCCACCCACGAAAAGAGCCGCAAGTTCTTCGACGACATGAACGATTGGGCGCGCAAGGAAGGCTATGCGGGCCTCGGCTACGTGACCCGCAAGGGCGGCGAGTTCGGCGGGCCGATCGCCAAGAACCACGGGCCGGAACGCATGGCCGAACTCTATGCCGAGCTTGGCCTTGGCGAGAATGACGGGTTGTTCTTCGCCGCCGGCAAGGAAGCTGACGCCGCCAAGCTGGCAGGGGCCGCACGCACCCGCGTGGGCGAGGAACTGGGCCTGATCGACGAGAACGCCTTTGCGCTCGCCTGGATCGTCGATTTCCCGTTCTACGAATGGAACGAAGACGAGAAGAAGGTCGATTTCAGCCACAACCCCTTCTCGATGCCGCAGGGCGGGATTGATGCGCTGAACGGGCAGGACCCGCTGACGATCAAGGCCTATCAGTACGACCTCGTCTGCAACGGCTTCGAAATCGCCTCGGGCTCGATCCGCAACCATATGCCCGAAACGATGGTGAAGGCCTTCGAACTGGTCGGCCTTTCCAAGGCGGATGTGGAAGAACGCTTCGGCGGGATGTACCGCGCCTTCCAGTACGGCGCGCCGCCGCATGGCGGGATGGCCGCGGGCGTCGACCGGATCGTGATGCTGCTGTGCGGGGCCAAGAACCTGCGCGAAATCTCGCTCTTCCCGATGAACCAGCGCGCCGAGGACCTGCTGATGGGCGCACCAAGCCCGGCCGAACCGCGTGCCTTGCGCGAACTCCACATGCGCGTGGTCGAGCCGCCGGTTAAGCCCACCGCCTGACCTCGTACCGGTTCGACTTTGCCCGTTGAGCTGACAGGCAAAGGCTGCGAAAAAGCGCAGGCCCGCCGCTGCGGCGCGGATGGCATCAGGGGGTATGGGGCATGAGGCTTGGGCTGATCGTTGGTTTCGTTTCAGCCGCGCTGTGCGGGGTCGGGCTCTCGGACGTCCGGGCGGAGACCCTGCCGGTTGAAGGCATCTATGCCGCCGGAACCGATGCGCCGTCCCGCGCACAATCCATCGCAATTTCAGGCTTTGGCGGGCGCGAAGGCGAACGCGTCGCCTTTGCCATCGATACCGCGCTGCGCAACGCCATCATCGAAGGGCGGCCCTATTTCGATGTAACCTTCAGCGAGCCGCAGTTCGGTGAAAGTTACCGCTATGATCGCGGCGCCGATCCGGTTGCGCGGCGAGGCGGGGCCGACGCGGTGATGCGCGGTATCGCCGAAGTGGAGGTGGATGACGTCGATTCCGGCACCAAGGAAGTCGAGGAATGCACCAAGCGCGATGATCGCGACAAATGCATCGAGAGGACCAAGGTCCCTTACCCCTGCCGCACCCGCACGGTCGAACTGCGGCCTGAAGTCCGGCTGGTGGGGCGCGAGGGCGATCTGCTCTACGCGATGGGCGATACGCTCGTCGCGGAACGGCGCTTCTGCAAGGACGAGAAAGGCACGCCTCCGGTCGACATGATGGTGCAGGATCTCGCCAACGGCTTTGCCGCCGCGGTGCGCAGTGATCTGGCGCCGGTCTTCCTTGTGCAGGATATCCGTGTGCTCGAAAACCGCGACGGGATCGCCAAAGCCGACCACGCCGCCTTCCGCGCGGCGATCCGCCAGACCAAGGACGATATCGAAGGCGCCTGCCGCGCCTTTGCCGCGCTGGAGGCTTCGAACCCTCGCGCACTCTCGGTCCTGTTCAACATCGGCCTGTGCCACGAAAGCGCGGGCGAGCTTGAGGCAGCGACACGGCAGTACGAAGCGGCGCTGGCCATCAAGCGGGGCAAGATCGAACCGCGCGAAGGGCTGGACCGGATCGCATCACGCTTCCGGGCCGAACAGCAGCTTATCCTGCATGAGGGTTCCGGGCGACCCTGATCACTAAGCCCACTTGCACATCCCCGCGCCGTTCATTAGGGCGGGAGCGAGTTATCCTAACCCCAGTTCAAGAGGGAATACCATGAGCGATACTGCCGACCGGGTGGCCAAGATTGTCGTCGAGCACCTCGGCGTTGAGGCCGATAAGGTCACTCAGGATGCGAGCTTCATCGATGATCTCGGTGCGGACAGCCTCGACATCGTCGAGCTGGTGATGGCCTTCGAAGAGGAATTCGGCGTCGAAATCCCTGACGATGCGGCCGAGAAGATCACCACCGTCGGTGACGCCACCAAGTACATCGAAGAACACAAGGGCTAAGTCCCTCGGGCAACGCCCCGGTGTCCGCGACTGCCAGCTGCCTGCCCTTTCGGGGCAGGGTGCGGCAATACTCTGGCAGGTTAATTGCCGGGGCGCGGACCAGGGCCTAAACAGGCTCAGCCCTCAACGGGTTGGGCCTGTTGCTTTATCGGAGAACGCGAATGCGCCGTGTGGTTGTAACCGGGCTTGGCCTCGTCACCCCGCTTGGGGCCGATGTCGAGACGACGTGGGCAAACCTGATCGCAGGCGAAAGCGGGGCGGGGCAGATCACCCGTTTCGATGCCTCGAACCAGAAGTGCACCATCGCCTGCGAGGTGAAGGACAAGGATCACCCCTGGGGCTTCGATCCTGACAAGCGCGTGGATCACAAGGTCCAGCGCCAGGTCGATCCTTTCATCATCTACGGCATCGACGCTGCCGGGCAGGCGCTGGAGGATGCCGGCCTGACCGACATGACCCAGGCCGAGAAGGAGCGCACCGGTTGCTCGATCGGATCGGGTATCGGCGGGCTTCCGGGCATCGAGATCGAGAGCGTCAACCTCCACGAACGCGGCCCCGGCCGGGTCTCGCCGCACTTCGTCCACGGACGCCTCATCAACCTCATCACCGGTCAGGTGCAGATCAAGTACGGCTTCATGGGCCCGAACCATGCGGTCGTCACTGCCTGCTCCACCGGCGCGCACTCGATCGGTGACGCAGCGCGGATGATCATGGCCGACGATGCCGACATCATGCTGGCGGGCGGTGCGGAAAGCACCATCAACCCGCTCGGCATCGCCGGTTTCGCACAGGCGCGCGCGCTCAACATGAGCATGAACGACCGCCCGACCGAAGCGAGCCGTCCCTATGACAAGAACCGCGATGGCTTCGTCATGGGCGAAGGCGCGGGCGTCATCGTGCTCGAAGAATACGAGCGCGCAAAGGCACGCGGCGCCAAGATCTATGCCGAAGTGACCGGCTACGGCCTGTCGGGCGATGCCTATCACGTCACCGCCCCGCACCCCGAGGGCAAGGGCGCGGAACTCGCGATGCGGATGGCGCTGAAGAAGGCTGGCCTCGGCCCGGGCGATATCGACTACATCAACGCCCACGGCACCTCGACCATGGCCGACACGATCGAACTCGCCGCGATCAAGCGCGTGCTGGGCGATGATCTGGGCGGCGCGTCCATGTCCTCCACCAAGAGCGCCATCGGCCACCTGCTGGGCGGCGCGGGCGCGGTCGAAGCGATCTTCTGCATCCTCGCGATGCGTGACGGGATCGTTCCGCCGACGCTGAACCTGCATGATCCGGACGAAGGCACCGAAGGCATCGACCTCGTGCCGCTCGTGGCGAAGAAGCGCGAAGTGCGCGCCGTGCTGAACAACTCGTTCGGCTTCGGCGGCACCAACGCCTCGATCATCATGCAGAAGGTCGACTGACACCGTGAAGGCCGCGCGCAATCTTGTGCTGATTGTGCTCGGCCTGGCGGTGGCCGGGCTGGTGCTGGCATCGACCTTCCTCGGTTCGGCAACGATCGGGAAGGATACCAGCTTCACCATCCCCGCAGGCGCTTCGGTCGCATCCGTGGCCGACAAGCTTGAGGCCGAGGGGCTGATCTCCTCCGCCTCAGGCTTCGTGCTGCAGGCGCGGATTTTCGGATCAGACACCCCGATCCAGGCAGGCGAGTTCCTGCTCAAGCCTGACATGAGCCAGGGCGATATCCTCGCCGCATTCCAGTCTGGCGATGTGATCCGCCGCTTTGTGACCATCCCCGAAGGCATGCCCTCGGTGCTGGTGTGGGAACGGCTGATGGGCGAAGAGCTGTTGACCGGCGAGGTTGCGGTGCCGCCCGAAGGCTCGATCCTGCCCGATACCTATGCCTTCGAACGCGGCCAGTCGCGCAAGAGCATCGTCGAGCAGATGCAGGCAGCTATGGACAAGGCGCTCGCCGAGGAGTGGGCCAAGCGCCGCCCCGGTATCGCCGTGGACACCATGCGCGACGCGCTGATCCTCGCCTCGATTGTCGAGAAGGAAACCGGCAAACCCGATGAACGCCGGATGGTGGCCGGGCTCTATTCCAACCGCGTGAAGACCGGGATGATGCTTCAGGCCGATCCGACGATCATCTACCCGATCACCAAGGGTAAGCCACTGGGCCGCCGCATCCGCCAGTCGGAGATTGCCGCGGTCAACGGCTACAACACCTACACCCGCGTCGGCCTGCCCGAAGGGCCGATCACCAACCCGGGCCGCGACAGCATCGCTGCGGTGTTGAACCCCGAGAATACGGCTGCGCTGTTCATGGTCGCGGACGGCACCGGCGGGCACTGGTTCGCCAACACGCTCGCCGAGCACAATGCCAATGTCGCCAAGTGGTACGCGATCCGCAAAGAACGCGGCGAGATGTAGGCGAGGGCGGCCGCGCAGCACCATGGCCGATCCATTCATCCTTACAGCCGCGCTGCCGCCCGATCTGGCAGGCTTCGCCGAAGGGCTGCGCCGCGCGCATTACCCGGCAGAGAGGAACCACCTTCACGCCCACGTGACGCTGTTCCATTCCTTCGCCCCTTCGCTGCTGGAGGAGCTGCGCGATTTCCTCCCCAAACTCGCCGCGGAATTTGCGGCACCCGAAGGCGCGGTGAAGGGGGTGATGGATCTGGGCAAGGGGACGGCCATCGCGCTGGAGGCGCCGCAGCTGCTCAGCCTGAGGGCGCTGATCGCGGAGCATTTCCACGGCAGCCTGACCACGCAGGACCTTTACGAACCGCGTCCGCACATCACCATCCAGAACAAGGTGACTAAGGACGAGGCGAGGGCGCTTCAGGCAAGCCTCGCGCCCCAGCTGGCGGTGTGGGCGGCAAAGGGGCGTTTCGTGTTCCCCGCGCTGGAGCTGTGGCACTATCGCGGCGGGCCATGGGAGCAGGTCAAGACCTGCGCTTTCCGCGGGCGCGAGCCTCTCTAGCACCCGCGCGCAACGGGGCTTGACCCCGCGCGCGACCCGCCCTAGATGCGCGCCTCGCCCGGGCCGACACCCGCAGGCGAATCCGGCCCGAAACCCGCGCCGGATGCCCATGGGGCGGAGTAGCTCAGCCGGTTAGAGCAGCGGAATCATAATCCGCGTGTCGGGGGTTCGAGTCCCTCCTCCGCTACCAAAGGCCTTTCCGGAAGCTTCCAGATGCTTCCGCATTTATCCGAAAATCGTTGGAAAAGTAGAGGTTTGCGGGTGATTCGCGTCCGCATGCGCGCTATTCGCGGCTGCGCCCCCTTTCGGGGCGTCGCACGCCGCTTAATCTAGCATCAGATCATCGCCGGAACTCGCCGCTG
This DNA window, taken from Porphyrobacter sp. ULC335, encodes the following:
- a CDS encoding acyl carrier protein; the protein is MSDTADRVAKIVVEHLGVEADKVTQDASFIDDLGADSLDIVELVMAFEEEFGVEIPDDAAEKITTVGDATKYIEEHKG
- the aspS gene encoding aspartate--tRNA ligase — protein: MHPYRTHTCAQLSSANVGETVRLSGWVHRKRDFGGLLFVDLRDHYGITQIVADADSPALAVLDRLRVESVITIEGEVKARSADTVNPRIATGEVEVFARAITVLSTAEELPLPVADEQPYPEDVRLKYRFLDLRRETLHKNIMTRVAVIADMRARMGAVGFNEFSTPILTASSPEGARDFLVPSRIHAGKFYALPQAPQQYKQLLMVAGFDRYFQIAPCFRDEDPRADRLPGEFYQLDLEMSFVTQEEIWETMEPVIQGTFAAFAGDKAVTPAGEFPRIPYDEAILKYGSDKPDLRNPLIISDVSAHFTQSGFGLFEKIVGGGGVVRVIPAPATHEKSRKFFDDMNDWARKEGYAGLGYVTRKGGEFGGPIAKNHGPERMAELYAELGLGENDGLFFAAGKEADAAKLAGAARTRVGEELGLIDENAFALAWIVDFPFYEWNEDEKKVDFSHNPFSMPQGGIDALNGQDPLTIKAYQYDLVCNGFEIASGSIRNHMPETMVKAFELVGLSKADVEERFGGMYRAFQYGAPPHGGMAAGVDRIVMLLCGAKNLREISLFPMNQRAEDLLMGAPSPAEPRALRELHMRVVEPPVKPTA
- a CDS encoding 2'-5' RNA ligase family protein, whose translation is MADPFILTAALPPDLAGFAEGLRRAHYPAERNHLHAHVTLFHSFAPSLLEELRDFLPKLAAEFAAPEGAVKGVMDLGKGTAIALEAPQLLSLRALIAEHFHGSLTTQDLYEPRPHITIQNKVTKDEARALQASLAPQLAVWAAKGRFVFPALELWHYRGGPWEQVKTCAFRGREPL
- a CDS encoding tetratricopeptide repeat protein, which gives rise to MRLGLIVGFVSAALCGVGLSDVRAETLPVEGIYAAGTDAPSRAQSIAISGFGGREGERVAFAIDTALRNAIIEGRPYFDVTFSEPQFGESYRYDRGADPVARRGGADAVMRGIAEVEVDDVDSGTKEVEECTKRDDRDKCIERTKVPYPCRTRTVELRPEVRLVGREGDLLYAMGDTLVAERRFCKDEKGTPPVDMMVQDLANGFAAAVRSDLAPVFLVQDIRVLENRDGIAKADHAAFRAAIRQTKDDIEGACRAFAALEASNPRALSVLFNIGLCHESAGELEAATRQYEAALAIKRGKIEPREGLDRIASRFRAEQQLILHEGSGRP
- the fabF gene encoding beta-ketoacyl-ACP synthase II, producing the protein MRRVVVTGLGLVTPLGADVETTWANLIAGESGAGQITRFDASNQKCTIACEVKDKDHPWGFDPDKRVDHKVQRQVDPFIIYGIDAAGQALEDAGLTDMTQAEKERTGCSIGSGIGGLPGIEIESVNLHERGPGRVSPHFVHGRLINLITGQVQIKYGFMGPNHAVVTACSTGAHSIGDAARMIMADDADIMLAGGAESTINPLGIAGFAQARALNMSMNDRPTEASRPYDKNRDGFVMGEGAGVIVLEEYERAKARGAKIYAEVTGYGLSGDAYHVTAPHPEGKGAELAMRMALKKAGLGPGDIDYINAHGTSTMADTIELAAIKRVLGDDLGGASMSSTKSAIGHLLGGAGAVEAIFCILAMRDGIVPPTLNLHDPDEGTEGIDLVPLVAKKREVRAVLNNSFGFGGTNASIIMQKVD
- the mltG gene encoding endolytic transglycosylase MltG encodes the protein MKAARNLVLIVLGLAVAGLVLASTFLGSATIGKDTSFTIPAGASVASVADKLEAEGLISSASGFVLQARIFGSDTPIQAGEFLLKPDMSQGDILAAFQSGDVIRRFVTIPEGMPSVLVWERLMGEELLTGEVAVPPEGSILPDTYAFERGQSRKSIVEQMQAAMDKALAEEWAKRRPGIAVDTMRDALILASIVEKETGKPDERRMVAGLYSNRVKTGMMLQADPTIIYPITKGKPLGRRIRQSEIAAVNGYNTYTRVGLPEGPITNPGRDSIAAVLNPENTAALFMVADGTGGHWFANTLAEHNANVAKWYAIRKERGEM